The following proteins come from a genomic window of Falco cherrug isolate bFalChe1 chromosome Z, bFalChe1.pri, whole genome shotgun sequence:
- the LINGO2 gene encoding leucine-rich repeat and immunoglobulin-like domain-containing nogo receptor-interacting protein 2, which yields MRHTAVSCWQPFLGLAVLLVFTGPTASCPARCECSAQNKSVSCHRRRLMSIPEGIPIETKILDLSKNRLKSVNPEEFTSYPLLEEIDLSDNIVANVEPGAFNNLFNLRSLRLKGNRLKLVPLGVFTGLSNLTKLDISENKIVILLDYMFQDLHNLKSLEVGDNDLVYISHRAFSGLLSLEQLTLERCNLTAVPTEALSHLHNLISLHLKQLNINALPAYAFKRLFRLKDLEIEAWPLLDMLPANSLYGLNLTSLSITNTNLSAVPYSAFKHLVYLTHLNLSYNPISTIEAGMLSDLVRLQELHVVGAQLRTIESHAFQGLRFLRVLNVSQNLLETLEENVFHSPKSLEVLCINNNPLACDCRLLWILQRQPTLQFGGQPPMCAGPDSVKERSFKDFHSTALSFYFTCKKPKIQDKKLQYLVVEEGQTVQLMCNADGDPQPTISWVTPRRRLITTKSNGRATVLGDGTLEIRFAQDQDTGIYVCIASNAAGNDTYSASLTVKGFTSDRFLYANRTPMYMTDSNDTSSNGTNVNTFSLDLKTILVSTAMGCFTFLGVVLFCFLLLFVWSRGKGKHKTSIDLEYVPRKNNGAVVEGEVAGPRRFNMKMI from the coding sequence ATGCGTCACACAGCTGTATCATGCTGGCAGCCATTCCTGGGTCTGGCTGTGCTGCTAGTCTTCACAGGCCCCACTGCCAGCTGCCCAGCCCGCTGTGAATGCTCAGCACAGAACAAGTCTGTCAGCTGTCACCGAAGGCGGCTAATGTCCATCCCAGAGGGCATTCCCATTGAGACCAAAATCTTGGACCTCAGCAAGAACCGACTGAAGAGCGTCAACCCTGAGGAGTTCACATCGTACCCTTTGCTGGAGGAGATCGACCTCAGTGACAATATAGTCGCCAATGTGGAGCCCGGAGCCTTTAACAACCTCTTCAACTTGCGCTCCCTGAGGCTGAAAGGAAACCGTCTGAAGCTGGTCCCCCTTGGGGTGTTCACTGGGTTGTCAAATTTAACCAAGCTTGATATAAGTGAAAACAAGATTGTCATTTTGCTGGACTACATGTTCCAAGATCTGCATAACCTAAAGTCCTTGGAGGTTGGGGACAATGATTTGGTTTATATATCACACAGGGCCTTTAGTGGACTCCTTAGCCTGGAGCAGCTCACCCTGGAGAGATGCAACCTCACAGCTGTACCAACAGAAGCTCTTTCTCACCTCCACAACCTCATTAGTCTGCATCTGAAACAGCTCAACATCAATGCTTTGCCGGCGTATGCCTTTAAAAGACTGTTTCGCCTGAAAGACCTAGAGATAGAGGCCTGGCCCCTCCTGGACATGCTACCTGCCAACAGCCTGTACGGTCTCAACCTTACTTCTCTTTCCATCACCAACACCAACCTGTCTGCGGTACCTTACTCTGCTTTTAAGCATCTGGTTTACCTGACACATCTAAACCTCTCTTACAACCCGATCAGCACCATCGAAGCAGGCATGCTTTCAGATTTAGtgcggctgcaggagctccatGTGGTGGGGGCCCAACTACGTACCATTGAATCACATGCTTTCCAAGGGCTCCGATTCTTACGTGTGCTTAATGTGTCCCAAAACCTGCTAGAAACCCTAGAAGAGAATGTATTCCACTCCCCCAAAAGCCTTGAGGTCCTCTGCATCAACAACAACCCCCTGGCCTGTGACTGCCGTCTCCTTTGGATTTTACAGAGGCAGCCCACTTTGCAGTTTGGAGGCCAGCCACCGATGTGTGCTGGCCCAGACAGTGTCAAAGAGAGGTCATTCAAAGACTTCCACAGCAcagctctttctttttacttcacCTGTAAGAAGCCCAAGATACAAGACAAGAAGCTGCAGTACTTGGTAGTGGAGGAAGGGCAGACGGTGCAGCTGATGTGCAATGCTGATGGGGATCCACAGCCTACCATATCCTGGGTTACCCCCCGTCGCAGGCTGATCACAACTAAATCGAACGGAAGAGCCACTGTGCTGGGAGATGGCACCCTGGAGATCCGATTTGCTCAAGACCAGGACACTGGGATCTATGTTTGTATTGCAAGTAATGCAGCTGGGAATGACACCTATTCGGCCTCCCTTACAGTAAAGGGGTTTACTTCAGACCGTTTCCTTTATGCCAACAGGACCCCTATGTATATGACAGACTCCAATGACACAAGTTCCAACGGAACTAATGTGAACACCTTCTCTCTGGACCTTAAGACAATATTGGTGTCCACAGCTATGGGCTGTTTCACATTCCTCGGAgtggttttattctgtttcctcCTTCTTTTTGTGTGGAGCCGAGGGAAAGgcaaacacaaaaccagcattGACCTTGAATATGTCCCTCGCAAAAACAATGGTGCTGTGGTTGAAGGGGAGGTTGCTGGACCACGAAGGTTCAATATGAAAATGATTTGA